TTGGGACTGCCATCGTCCAGTCACCGCATGCCGCTCGAAGGAGCCGACGTCGTGATCGGTGCCGGCTGGGGCGTTTACCAGGATCAAGCGCCTGGGCAAGGCGACAACTTTGCCGCCGGGAACATCTACGCCGATCTCGAGGATCTGCGCCGCAGCGAGATCGACAACGGAGGCCGATATGTCGTCGCGCAACGAACCGCGGGGAAAAACGGTTCGCGATTGCTCGACGATGCAGCCCGCCGCGCGATCGCCGAAAACGGTCGCTTGCTAGGCTTTTTTGGCACCGACCAGGCGCATCTCCCCTTCCGCACCGCCGACGGACGCTACAACCCTGCGGAGGATGTCAAAGGAACCGAGGTTTACGAACCGGCCGACATCAACGAAAATCCAACTCTCGCCGAAATGACCGAAGCCGCGTTGCAGGTTCTGCAATCGAGCGAAAAGGGATTTTGGTTGATGATCGAAGCGGGCGATATCGACTGGGCAAACCACGCCAACAATATCGACAGCTCGATCGGCGCCGTCTTCAGCGGTGAAGACGCGTTTCAGGCAACAGTCAATTGGATCGATGATCGCGATGCGTGGGACGACACCGCGCTGATCGTAACCTCGGATCACGGGCACCATTTTGTGCTTCGCGAGCCCGAGGCGCTGATCCATAAAAAGCAATAGCGGGCGACGGGCATCGAGGCCAGCCGACCGCACGGACGAACAAGGAATTGAGCCCCCATGTCAGCTGCAACCGACGTCCGTTATCTGGTTTTTGACGTGGAGAGTGTCGCCGACGGCGACCTAATCGCGCGTGCTCGCTACAAGAGCGACACGATGCAGGCGGGGGACGCGATCGAAGAATTCCGCAGCGATCTTGTTAACGAGGGTGGCAAGGACTTCATTCCCTATACCTTCCAGATGCCGGTGGCCGTCGTGATCGCCAAGGTCTCGGCCGACCTGGAACTGTTGGACCTCGTCTCGCTCGACGAACCGCTGCATCGACCGCACGTGATCACTCAGCATTTCTGGCGCGGCTGGCAAGCTTATAAACAGCCGACTTGGGTGACGTTTAATGGACGCGGTTTCGACATCCCGTTGATGGAACTTGCGGCCTTTCGGCACGGCATTCAGCTGCCCGAATGGTTCAACATGTCGGCGCGTACGTACGACCAAAACCGCAACCGCTACAACATGAAGTCGCACATCGACCTGCACGAAATGTTGACAAATTTTGGTTCGACGTGGTTCCGCGGGGGACTGAATCTGGCGGCCAACCTGGTCGGCAAACCGGGCAAGATGGTTGTTGCAGGGAACATGGTCCAAGGGCTCTATGAACAGGGCGAACTGCAGACGATCAGCGATTATTGCCGCTGCGATGTCTTGGATACCTATTTTGTCTTCCTGCGTTTTAACGTGATCAGCGGGCGGATCGATGTCACCCGCGAGCAAGAACTGGTTGCCAAGGCGAAGCAATATATCGTCGAACGCGCCGACGACTGCCAGGCCTACGCAGACTATTTAGAAGGCTGGGGCGAATGGGAAAACCCCTGGACCGCGGGAACCTAATATCCCGCGCCCAATCCGACGATTGGCGCAACCGCTGCGACGCAAACCGATAGACTTTGATAGTGCAAAAACGGCCGCAACCAGCGGCCAGCCCGGCTTGACAAAAAGCCACTTCCCGCCGACGATATGGACCACACGGGCTGTAGCGCAGTTGGTAGCGCGCTTGACTGGGGGTCAAGAGGTCGCAGGTTCAAATCCTGTCAGCCCGACTATAAAGAAAACTGCGTTTTTTGCTGTCGACCAAATCGCGATGTAATCACGAAAGTAATCAAGCTGGGCAAAGCTCTAGTCAGTTGCTATTGACTGAACGCCCGATTGGGCGAGATCAGTGGGTGGGCCAATGATTGCATATCATTGGCTGTTCAATTAGCGAATTCTCGCTTCTGCAATCGACATGGAACCGTTTCCGGTTGCACAGGCTCGATCGCTGTTCCCCGCGCTTCAATAATTGCGAGAGGCATTTCGCGATCGTTGGGGTTCAATCTTCATCTGGGTCCGGGTCTTCTTCACGCCGCGCGGACTCGCGGAAATCTTTGGTGGTCATTCCAACTTTCTTGTGGAAGTGATCCATGAAATACGCGGGACTGCTGAACCCGCATCGGTAAGAGACCGTTGTTGCCGAGAGCGATGTTTCGATCAGCAGTTCTCGGGCCCGCGCCAGTCGAACACGGACGATTTCGGATTTGAGCGAGCGTCCCAGCAAGTCGCGGAACCGACGCTCCAGCACACGTCTTCCTACGGCCACTTCCTGCACGACATCGTTGACGTCGATCGCATCACAAGCATGCAGGCGAATGTATTTCACCGCATCGGCGACCTCCGGATCCTCGACCGCCAGCATGTCGGTCGATTGCCTTTCGACAACGCGTCGTGGCGAGACATTGAACTTCGCTGGAACGTTTTGCCCCTGCATCATTCGACTGAGCAGATCGGCGGCTTGGTAGCCGACGCGGATCGGATTGACGTCGACGCTGGTGAGCCGTTGGTCGCTTAATTCGCACAGCAATTCATCGTTGCCAACGCCGATCACGGCGACATGTTCGGGAACCGGAATATCCGCGGTAGCGCAGGCGTCGAGCGTCTCGCGGCCACGGATGTCATTGCAGGCGAAGATCCCGATCGGCTTTGGCAAACTGCGAACCCAATCGACCAACTGCTTTTGTTCTTTCGCCCAAGACGGACCGTACTGACCGCCGCCACGTGGCTGAAAAATGTTGACGTCGTACCCAGCTTCTTCGGCCAGCGATTGGAAAGCATCACAACGTTCGTCGAGGCGCGGGCGATGGCCGCGGCGCATGCCGCAGATGCCGATGTTTTTCAGCCCCAAGCCAGCGAGATGCCCAAACGCCAACTCGGCGATCCGCAGGCAATCGGTCTTCACCACAGGGAACCCCGTGTTGGGGATATCACCAAGAACGTCGACGCAGGGAGCCGCCGAACGTTTCAGAACCGCCGCCGTTCGCAGGTTGGTTACATGCGCGATGATTCCATCGCCTTGCCAGGAGGCCATCCATGCGGGTGTCGGTTCTTCCAATCCGCGGGGACGGAACAAGATCGACCAACGACCATGCTCTTGAACATGTTGCCAGATTCCCTTCAGCACGCCTCGGCCGTAGGCCCGCGACGTTTCGACGAACAAGGCAACGCGTGGTGTCGGTTGCATAACGGGTAGCACCTTGGGAGGACGCAGCGTGAGAAAGGGACGAAGCATCTCGAATTGCCTGAAATACTCGCATCTAAACTAACTGGAGAGGATGGGGCTGGTAAACAGGCGTTGACGCAAAAACGAATAAGTTGTTCGCAAAACTGAATTGAACCTGCGCGCAGCGGGCGGCTAGGATATGGACGTGCGCTGAACCACGATGCCGCAACACCGTTGTGCGTTCCCCCTTTATCCGTTCGATCCCGTTTTAAATTTCTGAGGACTATCGCGATGCTCCACCAAACCTGTTTCCCGAATCAAAGACTGCGCCGCAGGGGGAGTCGTCCCGTGACGTCGGTCCGCACGATGGGCTTTACATTGGTTGAGTTGTTGGTTGTGATTGCGATCATCGGGATTTTGGTTGGCCTGCTGCTGCCTGCGGTTCAAGCAGCTCGCGAAGCAGCCCGACGGATGCAATGCACAAACAATCTCAAGCAGCTCGGCCTAGCGGTTCACAACTATGCCGATACGTTCAAGGTGATTCCCCCGCTGGAAGTCTGGCAAAACGGCAGAACGACAAACTGGGGAGCAAACGTTTTGTTGATGCCATTTATTGAGCAATCGGCATTGCACGAAGCGTTGAATCCCCAAGGGGATGCGATTCCCAACGTGAGTGTCCAGCCTTTGCTGGCCACGCGGATCGATGGGTTTATCTGTCCATCGGACCCCGGTCCCGATCTGAACTTCGCGTTCAACGACTATGGCAAAGCAAACTACTTGCCAAGCCAGGGTGTTTTTTGGGTGCCTTATAACGACAGCGGTTATACCCAAGCGTGCCGCTTGGCCAATATCACCGATGGGCTTTCCAATACGCTCCTGTACGGCGAACGATTTCTGGGAGAGCAGCCGTTTCGTAGCGTGGGAGGCATTTGGGCAGGACGCAGCAGGACCGGGGGCAACGTCCAGGCCCATGGCCGCGCCGCTTGGCCGCCGAATACTCCCTATGCCGGTGATCTCGATGACATCTCGGGCACGTCGGATCCGCTGAATACGCGGACCGCCTATTCCAGCTTGCATCCTGGTGGCGTTAACATCACTCGTTGTGACGGCTCGGTCCGATTTATCAGCGAAAACGTCGACAGCCTCACTAGTTACCCGTCGAGTTCTTCCACAAACTTCTTCCGACTGGCCGCCCAAGCCGTCTCGCAACCGTCGGATGCCAATCGCGTCTGGCAAAACTTGTTCATTCCCAACGACGGCAATCCTGTCGGCGACTACTAAGAAGAATTGGAGCATTGTTATGAAGCGTTTTCATTCAGTCGGCTTGCGGGTCGCGATGGCGTTGATGGTTTTGGGAACTCTGGGGTGCGGACCCAAGAGCGGCGTCGAGCGGCACGATCTTTCTGGCACCGTCACCTTTGAAGGTGCTCCCGTGCCAGTGGGGATGGTTTCATTCGAACCGATCGAAAAGGGTGTCGGAGGCGGGTTCGCCCCGATCCGAAACGGTCTGTTCGATACGGCTGATGGAGGCCGAGGGGCGCTCAGCGGGCCGACTTCCGTTCGGATCACGGGCTTTGACGGGATCAAAGATCCGAGTAACCCCGATGCGCCGCCGAAGGCATTGTTTGAAGCTTACGAAACGACGCTCGACTTGGCTGACGATCAAGATGAAATCGAGTTTGCGTTGCCGCTGGAAGGCGCTCAACCGAATTAGTTCGGAGCGATTTTCCCAAAGGTCTGAAAAGACGATTACCTCTTTAACAACGGAGGCATGGCGACCATGCTGAATCGACGAAATCTCATCAAAGCGGCGGCAGGTTGGGGCGGAGCGTGCACCCTGCCAGGCATTTCGGCGAACAGCTGGGCGAAATCGTATGGCGAAGATCGTCCGTTGCTGCGCCCGGTTTTCGACCAGGTGATTTGTCCCGAGACGGCGGAGCATCCGCGAAACGACCATCAAACGATCCTGCCCTTGGATTCGGATCGCCTGATGTTGGTCTGGTCCGAATACTACTTGAATGCCGCGCAGCCATCGCAGCGGGGTGGAAATGCAAGGATCGGGGACGAAGTCTCGTGTCAGATCTCGAGCATGATTTCGTCGGATCGCGGCCGCACGTGGAGCGACCGACGCGTGCTGCAACCGAATGAGTGGAAACACAACGTCAAGCAGTCCAATCTGGTTCGGCTTTCCGAGAACGAACTCTTGATGTTCTATGTCGGCTGGGATTCCGCGACCGATCGCAACGTCTTTCGGCGGCGGTCGCTCGACAATGGCCAAACGTGGGACGCGCAAGTGCAAATCTCACAGCCGGGCTGGTACTGTAACAACGCCGACCGCGCGATTCGCTTAAGCACCGGGCGGATTCTCTTGCCGGCGCATGGCCCCTACGACCCGCGTTATATCGGCGGCACGCGTTACAAAGGAGGCGACTTGCATTCGTTTGTCTATTATTCGGACGACGGCTTTCAAACGTGGAAGACCAGCAAAAACAGCATGACGGCTGAAGGGCGTGGGTGCCATGAACCGACCATCGTCGAGCTGAAAGATGGCAGCCTGTATTGTTTGATGCGGAATACGAACAAGAAACAGTACGCGAGCCGTTCTATCGATGGCGGCGAAACGTGGTCGACGCCCGAGCCGACGGTGCTAACTTCCCCCGAGTCTCCCGCGCTCCTGAAGCGGATCCCAAGCACCGGCGACTTGATGGTGATCTGGAACAACGTAAGTTCGAGTTCCAATTGGCCGAGAAATCCGCTCAGCGTCGCCATTTCAGACGATGAAGCGAAAACCTGGAAGCACGTTCAAGACATCGACAATCGCAACAACTACGAGATCGCCTATCCCTCGGCAACTTTCGTCGATGATGAAGTCTTGATCGCCTATTACTCGCGCCCCACCAGAGGAAGAGTCGGCTCCGAGGTAACGCTGCGAATCTATAAAACCGACCAGCTCTACACCTAGAGCGCGTAGCGGAAGTCGCCATGACTTTCGATCCACGCCGAGCCGAGTCTCCTCCGAAACTCTTGACGAGTTCCGCAACGACGGGCATGCAACCAATCGGCCTGTTCTAAACCTCGCGAAACTGCTTCAACTTTGCGAGTCGAATTGAACTCGCGTCTTGTTTAGGTAGATTCGAAGCATGGCGGAAGAGGCCAACTCAAATGCCACCAAGATGGACGTGCCGACTCCGACCGATAATGGATACCAATGAATGGGGCCCTCCAGAATCTGAGGGATCAGTCCAACGGCGATAGCTGGTGGGATATGGAGTCGAATTAGTTTAAGTGCCACGATCCCAAGGACGACGGTGAGCGCAGTTGAAATGACGCCTGGCCCCAGCAAGGCGACTGCAAGTACGCCGATGGTTGCCGTCGCAAGGCATGTGGTTGGCAATTTCCAGAGGCTTGTTGACCAAGGGCAGTCGATGGGATGCAGAAACAACTCAAAGGCGATCACAATGAGTGGCGGAAAGAGGATCAGTTTGTTGTCGAACAAGTTGGCTATCGCCATGGTTAGCAGCCCGAAGACCAAAAGCCGAACGATTGCGGAGCCAACATGGGGAGCGCTGTTTCGTTGGTCATCTGTTGGCTCGACCTCGGAATGGTCAAACGTGAGCGGAGCGGGGGGCTGAACTTGATCCATCGCGTAACGAGTCAAAGCAAGCGATGATGTCCCGCCCAGGATCGCCATAGGATACCACCACGTATCAACTCCCAAGACAACGGGAAAGAAACCAGCCGAAATCGCGGGTGCGATCGGAGACCGAAGAACGAGCAATATCGCGATCGACAAACCAACCGAAAGGATCATGGAGGCGAATCCATACGGCAAGTAGATTGCACATGCTGCACCAACGATCCCCGTTAACATGGGAACCAAAGCCAACTGCCATTTGTGTTTCGCCCATTTTCCGCTCGGGTTCTTGAACACTTCGTAGCTTAGCGCTCCGAGTTCGGGAAAATAGATCAACGAGAAATTCGTGATACTGGCAATTCCGGAAACGATTGCCATGAACAATGCTGTAAATCGCAATTCCATGATGTGCTGATAGAACGTGAGGCTGGGATTCAAGAGAGGAAGATCGAGTTCGACTGGTCGCTGGCACCGCAAGACGTTTACATTCGTCTGTTCCCGAACGCCGGCATCGATTTCTTCGCCATTCAAGACGGACGACTCGGAAACTTCGGCGAATGGTAGCGGCAGCATTCCAAGCAACCGACCGGCTTCCTGCCTAGCACGCGCTAATTTTTAATGCCGATCGTTATTCGAGCGCGCCCTGACTGAGTTTGGCCAAGGTGGGGCCCTAGGCAATCGTCCCACTACGGGAAGCTGAATCCAAAATTGCTCTTCGTCTCGCGGCAAACAATGGAGTGGTATCCCTGACGCATGTTG
Above is a genomic segment from Rosistilla ulvae containing:
- a CDS encoding 3'-5' exonuclease; protein product: MSAATDVRYLVFDVESVADGDLIARARYKSDTMQAGDAIEEFRSDLVNEGGKDFIPYTFQMPVAVVIAKVSADLELLDLVSLDEPLHRPHVITQHFWRGWQAYKQPTWVTFNGRGFDIPLMELAAFRHGIQLPEWFNMSARTYDQNRNRYNMKSHIDLHEMLTNFGSTWFRGGLNLAANLVGKPGKMVVAGNMVQGLYEQGELQTISDYCRCDVLDTYFVFLRFNVISGRIDVTREQELVAKAKQYIVERADDCQAYADYLEGWGEWENPWTAGT
- a CDS encoding XylR family transcriptional regulator, yielding MLRPFLTLRPPKVLPVMQPTPRVALFVETSRAYGRGVLKGIWQHVQEHGRWSILFRPRGLEEPTPAWMASWQGDGIIAHVTNLRTAAVLKRSAAPCVDVLGDIPNTGFPVVKTDCLRIAELAFGHLAGLGLKNIGICGMRRGHRPRLDERCDAFQSLAEEAGYDVNIFQPRGGGQYGPSWAKEQKQLVDWVRSLPKPIGIFACNDIRGRETLDACATADIPVPEHVAVIGVGNDELLCELSDQRLTSVDVNPIRVGYQAADLLSRMMQGQNVPAKFNVSPRRVVERQSTDMLAVEDPEVADAVKYIRLHACDAIDVNDVVQEVAVGRRVLERRFRDLLGRSLKSEIVRVRLARARELLIETSLSATTVSYRCGFSSPAYFMDHFHKKVGMTTKDFRESARREEDPDPDED
- a CDS encoding DUF1559 family PulG-like putative transporter, giving the protein MGFTLVELLVVIAIIGILVGLLLPAVQAAREAARRMQCTNNLKQLGLAVHNYADTFKVIPPLEVWQNGRTTNWGANVLLMPFIEQSALHEALNPQGDAIPNVSVQPLLATRIDGFICPSDPGPDLNFAFNDYGKANYLPSQGVFWVPYNDSGYTQACRLANITDGLSNTLLYGERFLGEQPFRSVGGIWAGRSRTGGNVQAHGRAAWPPNTPYAGDLDDISGTSDPLNTRTAYSSLHPGGVNITRCDGSVRFISENVDSLTSYPSSSSTNFFRLAAQAVSQPSDANRVWQNLFIPNDGNPVGDY
- a CDS encoding sialidase family protein, which gives rise to MLNRRNLIKAAAGWGGACTLPGISANSWAKSYGEDRPLLRPVFDQVICPETAEHPRNDHQTILPLDSDRLMLVWSEYYLNAAQPSQRGGNARIGDEVSCQISSMISSDRGRTWSDRRVLQPNEWKHNVKQSNLVRLSENELLMFYVGWDSATDRNVFRRRSLDNGQTWDAQVQISQPGWYCNNADRAIRLSTGRILLPAHGPYDPRYIGGTRYKGGDLHSFVYYSDDGFQTWKTSKNSMTAEGRGCHEPTIVELKDGSLYCLMRNTNKKQYASRSIDGGETWSTPEPTVLTSPESPALLKRIPSTGDLMVIWNNVSSSSNWPRNPLSVAISDDEAKTWKHVQDIDNRNNYEIAYPSATFVDDEVLIAYYSRPTRGRVGSEVTLRIYKTDQLYT
- a CDS encoding HPP family protein, with the protein product MLGMLPLPFAEVSESSVLNGEEIDAGVREQTNVNVLRCQRPVELDLPLLNPSLTFYQHIMELRFTALFMAIVSGIASITNFSLIYFPELGALSYEVFKNPSGKWAKHKWQLALVPMLTGIVGAACAIYLPYGFASMILSVGLSIAILLVLRSPIAPAISAGFFPVVLGVDTWWYPMAILGGTSSLALTRYAMDQVQPPAPLTFDHSEVEPTDDQRNSAPHVGSAIVRLLVFGLLTMAIANLFDNKLILFPPLIVIAFELFLHPIDCPWSTSLWKLPTTCLATATIGVLAVALLGPGVISTALTVVLGIVALKLIRLHIPPAIAVGLIPQILEGPIHWYPLSVGVGTSILVAFELASSAMLRIYLNKTRVQFDSQS